The genomic DNA CTAACGTAATCGAAGTGGACCTTACTTGCAGTTTTCTTGAAGGCACCCTCCATTCCAACAGCTCCCTCTTTTCGCTCCATCATGTTCAGGAACTCTATCTCAGAGGTAATCATCTCACTGGAACTATCCCATCTTCGATATGCCGAAAGAGCTCTCTCAGAGCCCTGTCCTTGAGGGATAATTACCTGAGTGGCACCATACTCCCATGCTTGGGTAATCTGAGCAATCTCGTCTCTTTGGATTTGGGTGATAATCATCTCACTGGAACTATCCCATCTTCAATATGCCGAAAGAGCTCTCTCAGAGTCCTGTCCTTGAGGGATAATTACCTGAGTGGCACCATACTCCCATGCTTGGGTAATCTGAGCAATCTCGTCAATTTGGATTTGGGTTGGAATCAACTGGAGGGTTCACTGCCGAGGACTCTAGCAAACTGTACAAATTTAAAGTATCTTTCTGTCCATGGTAATGATATAAATGACACTTTCCCTTTCTGGCTAAAATCACTACCGCTTTATATGTTGGAATTGGGTGCAAACAACTTCCACGGACTCATTACATTGGGTCATGCTGCATTTCCCTTCCTTTATCTCGGTACCCTCATGATCGGTCATAACCACTTTCATGGCCAGTTGCCACCAGAGTACTTTCAACTTTCGAACTTAACTTATATTGGCCTATCAGGAAACATGTTTGATGGTTTTCTCCCAATTCCACCAGTCACTACTGAAGTATATACTGCTGTCGGCAACAAATTTACGGGAGAAATCCCTTCCTCTTTCTGTAATATTACTACTCTATTTTTCATTAACATGTCAAATAATAGCTTGACTGGCAAGATTCCTCAGTGTCTTATCAATGTCAATACCAACCTAGCGATATTAGCCCTAGAAAAGAATAGATTACGAGGCCCCATACCAGAAATATTAGCTCGAAAAAATTGCAGCCTGAATGCCGTTACCTTGAGTCAGAATCATTTACAAGGCAAGCTGCCACGATCATGGGCGAGTTGCAAACAGTTGGAAGTTTTAGATCTCTGTGACAACGAATTGGAGGACTCATTTCCGAGCTGGCTTGAAATACTCCCAAACTTGCACATTCTTGTCTTAAGGGCCAACAACTTCCACGGTCCGATAACTAGTTCCAAATTCATTCATCCGTTTCCAGTGCTGCACATCCTTGACATCTCCAACAACAATTTCATTGGAACTTTTCCGAGCCAATACATCGCCAATTTCAACGGCATGATGGGTGGAGACAAAGGACAAGGGTTCTTAGAGTATCATACCGATGTGTGGTCCGTACCCCTGTTTACAACTATGATTTACAAAGGGGTGCAGATGCAGTGGTCAGATATACGTGAAGCATTAGTTGTCATTGACCTATCACATAACCATTTTCAAGGGGAGATACCCGAAGTAATTGGGAATCTACAATCACTTATTGGGCTCAACTTATCGCACAACAACTTTCGAGGTTCGATCCCAACTTCTCTAGGAAATTTGACGCAGCTCGAGTGGCTTGACCTGTCCTCGAACAATTGCACGGGAGAGATCCCTGCAACATTGACAAATCTCACATTTCTGGCCATCTTCAATGTCTCCACAAACCAGCTCACAGGACAGATTCCTCGAGGGAAACAATTCGACACTTTCAGTAGTGATTCTTTTGAAGCGAATCCCAATCTGTGCGGACCTCCCCTGCCAAAACCTTGTACTGAAAGCCATCACCAAGAGGCTTCATCGGCCTCCCAGGATGAAGATGATGCAGAGCGCTGGATTGAATGGAGAGCAGTGCTGATGGGATACGGATGTGGAACTGTAATCGGTCTTTCTATtggatatatttttattcaaacTGGAAGGGCGCCTAAGTGGCTCATCAAAATGGTCGCGAAAATGCAAACCAGAACAGAAAACAAGCCACGGAAGACCTCTCATGGAAGGTGGAATTCTGAACAAACTCTCACTCTGTTGTTTGTCCTTCCCAGTTTCGCTTCTATCTTTGGTTAGATTAAAGTCGAACTCCCATTTTTCTTCACCAATCTTGTTCATAGGTTATATTTTCTGATGCTATCTGATGCATGTTGCAACTCTTTTCTCTAGCCAATAAATCATTCGTACTTTCTTTTCTTACAATGGAAAATGTTGTGCAGGAACCATCGAGGCAACATATGGTTGATGTGGGTGGACTCTGCATCAAGTGCGAGGAACAGAacaaaacagcggtccgacTGTTCATGCTCAAGCCAGAAGGTCATGCATGCTAGTTATTTACATAGTACTTATTTggatatatgatatatgtgtGCACTGTGTTTCAATAGTTTGAGTAAATTCTGTCCGGTGTTTACCGGGTGtgtaatttgtttttattGTAAGTACTTGAGCAATATCTGTGTTAATGTAATTTCAATAACTCGTCAAGTGGACTGCTATTATGACGGATGAAATAACTTCCCAGCATTCGTGTCTAAATAAGCATTCACTGCAGAATCAATTTGAACACATCACGGTGTAACATATCAGCTGAAAGCAGAACTGAAAGCCGGTTTCGCTAACAGCAAAATGTTATTTAGTCCAAACGATGCATTGATAGACATATTGAATCGTGGCTGAATCGGGTGGAAACTCGTGGAATCGTAGAATCGCTGTCTCCAGCCAAAGTCGGGCCGAGGCCAGCCCATTGAGCAGCCCAACCCTCTGCGTCCAGCCCAAAGTTGGAACGGACCCTTCCTAAACAAATTGGGATAGGCTTCGGAGTGGGCCCTACTCATAAATGCAAGGGTTGAGGTTGAGCATGACCTCCGTGATCATATGGTTTTACTTTTCTATACAATTGCAATTGACTGGAAAGACTGCACCATATGAGTGAACTGTGTCAGGACGCTCATTCCTCGCTGAGGTAGACATGCGGTGCTTCAACCATTCCTCCAGGGCTTGGCAGTGGAGAGCGTCCATTCGAATATAATGCCGCCTCCTTATTGTAACGCACGCATTCTTACGGTGTTCTGCAACCCCTTGAGCCACACCAGTAATGCACAGATCAACGCAACGCTTCTTCCATGACCTGAAGGAAAGTTCGAAATTGAGGATATCACTATAAAGAGTGCATTGATCCATCCCCACAATTGACCTCCCAAATcaaagaaaagaattttacCTATTCATCGAGAGATCCAAGAAGTACAAGACAAGTTGGCATTCCATTATAGGGAAGCTCAACTTTAAACTGATCAAATATAGTATAAATCCTAATAAAATCAGAGAACTTTCAACCTTAACCTGAGGAAAATCGAAAGTACTTATCAGACTCAATTGAAACTAACTATATCCACACCTTCGCATCTATACATAAATATTCCATAAAAAAGATATATGCCTGGTTGCCTGGGATATAGCGCAaatatgtatctatatatatatatatatatatgaaaataaattttcgaGCCGGGATTCTCGCACCACCACATCATCAAAATCCATGTCATCGTTtataaattcagaaaaaaaaaattatatggaaCGCCCTCTTTTAGGAGCAAAATATATCGAccgaataatatatatatatatatatatatagtccaaAACATATCTACGGAAGATAGATACATActcaatatattaaatatattaacggaagatacatatatattaaatatatacataagtgcaaacgaatatatatatatatatatatgtatatatcaatTCTTTgggatttttatttaaaatggtCAATGATTTAcgcgttttgtcaaatttatcataagtttttttttgtcagttatatcatatgatttatattttgtttcaaattcaTCCCGCCGTTATCTTTtacgtcgacatctaacggccgtgctgacgtggcacccACATGGCAAGTGTGGCTCACTATCGCTTCACGTGCCAcatcagcacggccgttagatgtcgacagaaaagataacgccatgatagatttgatgcaaaaagtaaatcatgggatatatctgacaaaaaaaagcatatgatagatttgacaaaacgcgtAAACCATTGGCCATTTGAGATAAAAACCCCTCAAttctttcaaataaatatcGCATGGTAACCAGAAAGGACGTTATATCAATtctacaaatatatatgcatatatattgattcCCTTATTCAACCTTATGATctttatgtgtgtgtgtatatatatatatatatatatatatatcgcaCGAAGAATCTAAATTCAAGAATTTGGACACAACGTCAACTAGTAAAGGTAACTATGCCCTCTTCTTTCCATCAACCAAATATATTATGAAGAGATGTTAGTGTATTTCTGGAGATATCAGTTAGGTTATATAAGGTACTAGGTGAGACCCCTTCGAGTaggaataattaataatttttttgatagaaagtaagatttgaaattaaataaattatgaacttttcaaaaaaattatggatttagaaattatttcacttgaaaattaaataggTTTATTGGAGAATTATTGATATTTCATCCAAAATCGGGGTTTTGGTATCCTAGGTAGGATTTTTGTGTCCTAAACCAAAATCACACAATTTAAGATTAATATCTTAGAAATGTAAAACAACTGAAATTGCACCATtttgaatgaaaaaataaattttaagcCAAAAAAGGTAATGTGTCGGTTTTCAAATATGGAAAGACGCAtaatcttaaataattatttttaaaaaaagtaagtaTCTGAAAAAGAGAATTATCTAAAATATGTAGGCGAggttaattattttctctacAGTCATTATCATAACTAAAACTTATCCATGAAATCGCtcattttgattttatgtTGCAGTAGCACCAAACTAAGCAATTAATGATAATTGTTTTGTCCACCCAAAAGAATAATTGTTTTAGGAAATCGAAGTAATTAGAGATAGTTatctaaaataattaaatttggaGGAATGAATTTATTCCTGCTGAGAAAATTATTGATCTCATTCAACAATACATATAGGcacaaattataaaatataaaatcataagAGGTAAATGAGTAGCATTCATTGACATATTTATTAGATACAATAATGAATAGTAAAAatttgcatacatatatatatatatattctgcaTTTTAGAttatgaacattattcctattTGGTTATCATAAGAAAATATTCGGAAAAAAGTTTATAATAGCAATTAAAAAGTAtcttataatttcaaattaagagagttaaatttataatatatatgcattgtataaatgaaattttaggCGGAAAAgtcttaaaattattatttttataacgatgttgaagtaaatatataaaaatattgtaaATTAATAGCTCAATtgtaatttaaataataaatcaagATGGACAAACCATGTATtcaaacaataaaaattaGGATGAAATTGGAAAGCACTCAAAAGTTGAGACCGAAAACGAATTTTCTTATTGAGTCATGATGATCAATGAGGTGGAGTGTCAATTTTTTCCAAGAATGTGTTGAGTATCATTAAGTAAAACCTTAAAGGAGGAGAGTGTATTTTACCCTTAAATATTCCTtactattataaaattaaaaacttgcCCGCGCAACACGAGAGTTTTCACCTAGTTACACATCGGTAGGGTTGTCAATTATTCAGTTTACACCAAACCAAAATTTGTCAGTTCGGTTTAGTTCGCTTTCAGGTACTTCGGTTTggtttttgatttttttttaggttTGTGATTTCAGTTCACCCTATACATCGTATTAGAACGCAAGTTTGATAAGTCATATATGCATTTGCCACCCATCTAATTAACTTCATTTTAAAGTAAAGGATCGTGATTATCTCAGCTtctcacattttcaaaattactAGTAGAAAACCACGTGTGTGGCACACATGGTTACATAAActtaaatattcaaattttctttcataattttaaggtAATAAACCAACTATGATAACATTTACAAATGTATACCTTATATAAAACATGTGAAGTTAAGTAATGTATTTTTGCACATACGAACTCCACTTGTGCATCTTCTCTCCAATTTTACCTCCTAATATTCCAGAGAATCCTACCAATGGCGTTACTTGAATCCAAAGTGACAATTATTACATATAAGCAATATTGTGAACTCTCGCTCCTCATTGGTCACACATAGGAACCCCTAAATCTCCCTGCTGCTCCAACTACCATAAGTCACGAAAGTGTTGCCTTTAAGCACCTTCTAGAATTGCTTCCTCGGTACGATTCTATACACTTTCCTTTTATCTCCATGATATTCTTCAATTCCTACTTTTCATCTACTCTACGCTTtctcattaaatataaaaaaaaggaaaaaataaatcttccaCCGTGAGACATGGTAGCGTgcaaaataaagataaaaatagtGAGAGAATGAATAACAGGCAATGGTGACCTCAAACATCTCAGCGCGAGGATAGTGGCCAGTAGGCGGTGGAGATGGATGTCGAGGCCACAGTGTCGTTGGAGGTGGTCCCAACAAGCATCAAATCGAGACTCTCAAGTATGAAGAATAAACAAAAGCTGACAGGATGTAGGACCCACTTGGGTGAATTGACGACGCTTTAGGTGAGACACTTCACCAGAGTTTTTCTAAAAAAGTTCAGTTTTCGCTCTATCATTGAAGCCAATGAGATTCagattattgaaaataataaataacaaaaaaataatcaatcaaatcaaaagaatttttaattgCAGATCATAGAGGAACGAGGGACAAATTCAATGGGAGCAGAAGCTAACTGAAGAATATGCCGGCTCCAGCCGGGGGAACGGGGCCGATAGTGGCAAGTCGAGTAAATAGTGAGGATATAAAAAGGTAAAGTGGCAAGAGAGTATCAGAaggtttcttttatttaatttgaagaattatttttcaattttaaaataactaAAAGGAATTTGAAGACATGCCTCGGTTGTTGAAAGTGTTCGAACGTATTCAGTCGAACCATGAAGAATAAATccaattgattgattgattctaTCGAGCAACAAAATGTTCTATCATGCACTACCAAGAGGGCAAAggggaagagaagaaaaggaaagtgaGGAAAGGTTGTTTCCTAATTTACACAACGCCATTTTTATACATAAATAATGGAAAGTTTGAATTAAACCGTTATGtctcttaattttttcctcttttcttttcttttcttttctttttttggatcgA from Punica granatum isolate Tunisia-2019 chromosome 2, ASM765513v2, whole genome shotgun sequence includes the following:
- the LOC116194668 gene encoding receptor-like protein 9DC1; translated protein: MLELGANNFHGLITLGHAAFPFLYLGTLMIGHNHFHGQLPPEYFQLSNLTYIGLSGNMFDGFLPIPPVTTEVYTAVGNKFTGEIPSSFCNITTLFFINMSNNSLTGKIPQCLINVNTNLAILALEKNRLRGPIPEILARKNCSLNAVTLSQNHLQGKLPRSWASCKQLEVLDLCDNELEDSFPSWLEILPNLHILVLRANNFHGPITSSKFIHPFPVLHILDISNNNFIGTFPSQYIANFNGMMGGDKGQGFLEYHTDVWSVPLFTTMIYKGVQMQWSDIREALVVIDLSHNHFQGEIPEVIGNLQSLIGLNLSHNNFRGSIPTSLGNLTQLEWLDLSSNNCTGEIPATLTNLTFLAIFNVSTNQLTGQIPRGKQFDTFSSDSFEANPNLCGPPLPKPCTESHHQEASSASQDEDDAERWIEWRAVLMGYGCGTVIGLSIGYIFIQTGRAPKWLIKMVAKMQTRTENKPRKTSHGRNHRGNIWLMWVDSASSARNRTKQRSDCSCSSQKVMHASYLHSTYLDI